ACTGAGTGGTTTAACTGGACAGACTGGACGAGTGCCCAATTCACAGCACGACTCCACTGTTTTGGAGTTGGCAATTGcttgaataaaagaaaagttaGCGCTTACTTCAAAGAGATGATCTTGACTCTGTTGGGACTTTTGGCAAAAACACAGCTTACCAGCACTAATCACTGTAATGTTATAAAGAATCTGACCCtgacaaaaatgcaacattCACACTTTTAACTCCTAAAGTTGTGAAAGAATGGGAATACGTGATTCATGTTCTTTCAGTCTGCTTTAGCTAACAAGTTGACTTTCAGTGTCAGACTCGACTTTGATTTGACTGACTCTTCCAGCAGAGCAAAGCTGCAGAGCTGGACACACTGGGCTGCTCTGCTTATTTCccttaaatgatttttatttacaaacTTAAAGTTTTTACAGGGATAATCCATCCAAGACTAAGCAGGAAAACAAGAGCGAGGGCTGTCAGATGGGGCCTCTTAGGGGGGCTTCCAACTGTCactgcaaactttgcacatgtTAAGCCACTGCTGTGATTTCAAGTGAACAAGAGGTCATCTTCCTTTAGTGACTTTCATTGACAAACTTGGTATTTTGACAGGGATAATGCATGCAAAACTAACAGGATAAAATAGAGAGGGCTGTCAGATGGGGCCTCTTAAGGAGGGTTCCAACTGTCactgcaaactttgcacatgtTAAGCCACTGCTGTGGTTTCAAGTTAACAAGAGGTTGTCTTCCTTCAGCAATTTTAGTTTACAAACTTAGTGTTCTTACAGGGAAAATGCATGCAAGACTAAGCATGATAACAACTGTGATAACATGATAACACGTTGAGCCACTGCTGTGGGTTCACAAGTTAACAAGAAAACTGAACACCCAGCACACaaatacatcctttttttaaattaattaatcagTCAGTCTTTTAGTGCCTTTAATGCTGGGTAGAGCAGCAGCATAAGACCACAATGAACATGTTTCAGCATTAAACAGTATGACCTGAAGATAGTTTTTTAGAGAGTGCTCCTTTTTCCATTGTTTGTGGTTTAAAGCCTTTAAGGTCCCTGGCAAGTCTTGTACCCCAAGCACTTGTTTGCATTGCCTGTTGTCAAACAGTGCCTTGGTCAGTTTTCCTTCTTAATACCAAAAGTAAACCTTGACTTTTGTGTTGGTCAGTATTGAACACCCCTTTGATACTAGTGCAGCTGAATGATTGGCTCACTATTTGGGgtaaaacagatttcttaaCTTTATCTTGCCCTTCTTAAAGTTAAACCCACTGATAGTACCATACTGTTATTGTTTGTTCCCAGAATCCTGGCAAAAGTTTTGGGACTAACTTGTCTCATTTCTGGGTCTGTGCATTGACCAGCGACCCTGCAGATACCTAATACTTTATTGAAGGCTGTATTGGCAGTTACTACTGTTATAAGTACCACTCTGAGAAGCTCTATACTGAAGTAATTGAttaacagagacagaagaagTAAAGAGAGTGGTCATTTCAGCACTGGACAGCTCCTTAAACAATGCTGCTTATTTTACTTGTGGAGCTGTCCGGTGCTGAAGTTGctctgcacttgtttttatcctgaaataaaaccaggaaattgttaatctgttttaaaagaaatgtaacATTCTTAAGCATTAACTTTCATTTTCTCTGCTGCAGGCTTACATCTTGTCCTCTCATCCTCCATCCACCCTGACCTGCTGTGTTGGGGAAACCCCTGATGAGTGGGACCTGTATCCATGAGCCCCGCGCCCCTTCCCCCTCCCTGTCAGGCTTCAGCACTCCCATCTCAGAGCCCCCCTATCGAAGACTTGATGGAGACACTCCTGCGTGCACCCCCGAAACAGACCTGACCCCTACACAGTGTGTCCTTCGTAACGTACTGTCCATTGACACAGGTGGGCAGCCGGCGCCAGGCGGCAGCAGCCCCACTCCCAGCGATGGACCCTCAGCCCATTTTGACAACAGCGTGCTAAAACTACATGAACATGAGGCCTGCCAGTGCGGCGGGGCCGAGGCCGGGCACAGTCCGGAGGCCGGTGCTGTCCGCAGCCAGTCGGACAACATTCGGCTACAATCAGGAAGTGGAGGTTTTTTGGAGGGACTGTTTGGCTGCCTAAAACCAGTCTGGACCATGATTGGGAAGGCCTACTCCACAGAACACAAACATAATAATGAAGGTATGTTAGTAGGAAATGTTCCATCTCCAGGCTGTCTGATGCTCTGCTGAGTTTTGGATAGGAAATTGAACTCTTCCATGTTGCGTagagtttttattctttacaaaactcttaaaatgggatttaaaaaatgctgaattACAAGGAAAAGTTATTCTATTCATGAAAGTACAGAACCTTTGTCAGCAGAGAGATCAAAAGTAAAACTACAggtctacaaaaaaaaaaaaaaaaatgctgactcAATTGTATTGTACTTTATTCCTGTGGttacttttaaatgttattttatttcgTCATAAAAGAGTCATGTACTAAATTCAACATAAATGTTACATTTGATGTATGGTGCCAGAGCAGAGTTAATTTCGACAGCAATTTTAAAATTAGTCTTGatctttagattaaattgaTCTTTggtttttagtcacattttaatagTACTTTTAGACaacatgattattttctttgaactacTCTGATTCTTCATGGGTTCTTCATAGTTTACGTTGCAGAAAATAACTGTTAGCTTAAAGCTAAGTTACATATGCAATCCCTTGACTGATTACAATCAAAACTTTTAGTGGACTTATGCAGTGCAGAAGTTGCTGGAAAAGATGATTCGACTGATAGTCCAGGAGTTCCAACCCTGGATTGAAGTGGTCATTCATAGGATGATTAACCTAATCTAAGGGGCAGCTGTGGCTCAGCAGGTTGAGTCAGCTCTCAAACAGAAGGATGAGGATGCAgtcccagctcctgcagtcccTAGGCAAGACACTTAAGATAAAAGAAACACTTTAACGTCCCTGTAGGGGAATTTGTCCTGGACCTGGTCCTGCtgttacaaaaacactgaaactcaCAGAGATTATGCAAAACACATTACTGTATATCCTGTAACAGCAGAAATTCTATCGAGCAATTTTCCACATGTACCTAAACGCCTTCTAGCATGAATAGTTGGACAACTacaaaagtgctatacaagataaagtcatttattttggGGGGGAAGGGGGGCAATGCTCTACTTGCAAGTTTGTACTGATTTTAcaaatacttttaaaacattatctGGTCTTTGAGAAGATTAGTGAGGAAGTGCctgttaactacatctaaacATCAATAAAATGAATACAAAGACACACTCCCAATGTGATGAATCACAAGCCTTTGACAATGTAGGCTTATAAGCTTATCACTGGTTTTTATGCCTCATCTATATCAGATTGTAACCAAAGTCACTTCGGCTGTCAGTAAAAAGTAGAATGTAGCAGAAAACTTGAAAACTCATCTACAGGTACCTTCATTTCCTTTGTCACTATCCAAAGCTAGACTCCATTACACCCCCTATCCTGTTAATGACTGCCACCACTTCCAGCTGCCAGCATTACCATGTTCACAGCTCCACCAGTCCGACTCACTCTAAGTCACCGGCTGCCGTGAGTTTTCACAGCTGGCCAGTTGAGGCGTCATGTGTGCATCCAGCTCAGCCGCTGCAGCTCTCTCCAGAGATCTCGACACTTCTGTGGACCTCATGAAGAATTGATTTGCCTGTCTGTTTTATTCTGCCCAGCTCGTCTCTCCTTAGTGACCGAGCTCTCACAGTCATTTAAGAAGAGTCAATATGACAGATGACAGACAGATTAGAGTATGAGTGGACTGTGTTTTTCCCCGATTTCCTTCTTATCTCTGGATAGAAATGTAATGGTCTGCTGGATGAGTTGTCAATATAGCATTTGTTTGAACATGACAGGCCTTTTGTATGATGTAATGGTGCCTCCTATCCCATTCTTATGTGTAGCATGGAGTTAACATTTACTTGGCAAACCCCTGTTTGTTCCTCCGTGTCCTGACTGAGAAGAGTACATATTGACTTTTGGAGGTTTTCCAATGAGTGAAGGATTAATTTCAGTAATTACTCGAAGGTTGCTACTGAAAAAATCGGCTGCATTGCCTGGGTAACTCTAGCTTTAAGCATCATGGTCTCACTTGTACTAATGGAGCCTCTGTTTTTTGGGATTGTTGGTGTGTGTTTAGAGTCCTGGGAGGTGCCCTTTGAAGAAATCTCTGACCTGCAGTGGGTGGGCAGCGGGGCGCAGGGTGCTGTCTTCCTTGGCAAGTTCCACGGAGAAGAGGTGGCGGTGAAAAAAGTGCGGGACATCAAAGAGACAGAGATCAAACACCTCCGCAAACTCAAGCACCCCAACATTATCACTTTCAAGTGAGGAAACCTGGGAGATCCCACATAGTTCACGTGATAATTGCATAAATCTCACTTTGATTCGACGTGTGATCTGACTGCTGTGCTTCCTTGTAGGGGCGTGTGCACCCAGGCTCCTTGCTACTGTATCCTGATGGAGTACTGTGCCCAGGGACAGCTGTATGAGGTGCTGAGGGCGGGCCGTAAAATCACCCCCTCCCTCTTGGTTGACTGGTCCATGGGTATTGCTGGTGGGATGAACTACCTGCACCTCCACAAAATCATCCACAGAGACCTCAAGTCCCCAAAGTAAGCCAGATACCCCTGAGTGCCACACAAGCAGTGAAATTTCATGATCAATGCTTTGTTATTATAATGTAAAATTTCCCTGAAATGTCACCTTTTCAGCATGCTGATTACACATGACGACCTGGTAAAGATCTCTGACTTCGGCACCTCAAAAGAGCTCAGTGACAAAAGTACAAAGATGTCATTTGCCGGCACCGTAGCTTGGATGGCTCCTGAAGTTATCCGAAATGAGCCAGTGTCAGAAAAAGTGGACATCTGGTAAGATAAACACTGAGATTCATAGTAATAAGTATGatacctttatttataaagcacctttaaaaaatgtttaaaaatgctttaacagtCACAGCAAAGGCATGAACTCAGGGATTTATAAAAGACAATAACAACTGAACCAAACAGAGAAGATCTTGAAAGTCAAGCAAAAAGACAGAACATAGCACAAAAGTCAACATAAATTAACTCAATTGAAAGGAATGGAAATGACACAAACAATAATGAAGGGCAGTTAAAATAGTTAATGATTAAAATATCTAGAAAAAGACCATATGATatgattgttaaaaaaacacatagaCACATATAAAAGACAACACTGCATCATTTGAGATAAATCCTCAGgtaggttgttccaaagttgaggggCCTTGACAGCAAACACCTAATCTTCTTTAGATTAAAGTCTCGACTTTTGAACAACCAGGAAATCTCCACGCGGGGATCTAAGGCTGAGTGATGGCTCATATAGGGTCAGCATctcagaaataaatgaaaagaggATATATGATAATAAAAAAGCACAGACACATATAAAAGATGACATTGTATCattagagataaaaacaaatgggattaaaaacagataaaaatgagatgaaacaaGTAACTTAATTAAAAACAGAGGGTGTTAAGATGGCAACAGAAGGAAAAGGCAATGTTAGAGTAAGAGGGAGTATAAATGAGTTTTTAGATGTTACTGTTTCTGTGAGGTTTATCTCCTCAGgtaggttgttccaaagttgaggggCCCTGATGGCAAACACCTAATCTCCTGTAGATTTAAGTCTCGACTTTGTAACAACCAGGAAGCCCCCAACCGAGGATCTAAGGCTAAGTGATAGCTCATATGGGGCCAACATCTCAGGACTATAACCCAGGGCGAGACCcattaaagctttaaaagtgatctgtaaaatcttaaaattaattCTAAAAGTGACAGGGGCCCAGTGGAGGGAAGTGAGGATGGGAGTGATGTGATGTCTTCTTGTAAATGCCCAGCTTCTGTGTTCTGGACTAGTTGCAGACTGGAGAGAGATTTTTTGGTGATGCCAGAGAGGCAAGCTCAGAAGTACAGCAATACATATTTTTGTGTAGTAAAAATGCAGATATTGAATCAATAATAATATATGTAAGAGTCCTCTaatattattttgtctttaaggCTTTGTTTATAAGTATTTTGTGAGAGAGAATTGGCCTGTTGTTCTTTTGTAAAGACATCGTAACCTCTATGAAAACTCCCACTTCAATGAGGCTTACTTAACTTTAAGGTCATTTGGAGTGGTTCTTTGGGAAATGCTAACTGGAGAGATCCCTTACAAAGATGTGGACTCATCTGCAATTATCTGGGGCGTGGGAAACAACAGTCTCCAGCTGCCCGTACCTGAGAGCTGCCCCGATGGCTTCAAGATCCTCCTCAGACAATGCTGGTGAGTAATGCCTGAAATAGACAGTTCAATCGAGGAAAGAGAGGCAGAAACAAGCACATCAGAATAGTAGACGCATGGGGAGGCTTTAGACGGTGGTTGAAAGAATTCATTGATTATCTGTtatcagaggtgtcaagtaactaagtacaaatacttcattactttacttaagtagaaattttgggtatctacactttactggagtaattatttttcagcctactttttcagcctactttttacttctactccttacattttttttcaagcaattagaatagaatagaatggaatggtagaatggaatggaaagtataatgaattggaatggtggaatggaatggtagaatggaatggaatggaataatggattggaatggtggaatggaatggagtgtaatggtagaatggaatggaattgtagaatggaatggaataatggattggaatggtggaatggaatggagtgtaatggtggaatgaaatggaatggtagaatggaatggaaagtataatcgATTAGAATGGTGGAATggtatggaatggaatggtagaatggaatggaatagaatAATGGattggaatggtggaatggaatggagtgtaatggtagaatggaatggaattgtagaatggaatggaataatggattggaatggtggaatggaatggagtgtaatggtggaatgaaatggaatggtagaatggaatggaaagtataatcgattagaatggtggaatggaatggaatggtagaatggaatggaactatagaatagaatggaatggtggaatagaatggaaagtataatggattggaatggtggaatggaatggaatggtagaatggaatggtagaatagaatggaatggtagtgtggaatggaaagtataatggattggaatggtggaatggtagaatggaatggaatggtagaatggaattggcCCCTGTGGCACAGCCTAAGCTTTTccttaatggaatttttttctcctttacattacttttactctTATACTTTgggtagttttgaaaccagtaattttagacttttacttgagtaaaaagcttgagttgatacttcaacttcttcagaagtctttttaaaccctattatctatacttctacctgaatAATGAACCTGAATACTTATGACACCTCTGTCTGTCATTATTTTTCACAGGAACTGTAAGCCAAGGAATAGACCGTCTTTCCGACAGATCCTTCTACACCTGGATATAGCATCAGCTGATGTTCTGTCCACTCCACAGGAGACCTATTTCAAGTCTCAGGTATGGCTGGCTGAAGAATTCCTGTGAAATTATTGGAGATCTGTAGCTGCGCCAAAAGGAGCACAAAGCATACATTTACGCACAAGCTTCAAGCGATTTATTAATTAATGGGTTGAAAGGAGAATTTGCCAACTACTTTGATGAGTgaaaaactgactttttcaAGAGAAATGTCTAACATTTGCCGGTTTCAGCTTCTAAATTGTGAAGGCATGCCACTTTTCTTCATCATAAATGCCAGTAAATAAAGAGAATTTTTGGCAGTCAGTTGAAAAAGAAGGAATTTGAAGGCTTCTCTTTTGACTTTGGTAAATCGTGGAGAAcaattttcacttttcacttttctgACAATTCATTGGCTAAAAGATAAGTCCTGAAAAGAATGGGCAGACTAATAGCTTAGGAAATAATggtttatttctgctgaatTTGTACAGATGCACAAAAataagcacacaaacacatgataGACTTTAAAAGCCCTATCAAAAAGAACTGGTTGAAAAGTAAGCTCTGACTAAATGACATTAGTTAACAAAGTGTGCTCTCATCAGGCTGAATGGCGAGAAGAGGTGAAACAGCACTTTGAGAAGATTAAATCTGAGGGTACTTGTCTCCACCGACTCGATGAGGAACTCATAAACCGGCGCAGAGAGGAGCtcaggtctgttttttttacctttatgtCCTACAAACAGCATGTCCTAATCGTATCCCAGGGTACTCACCCAGTCCACAATGGTACTTTTACTGTTAGCATACATGTATGAGGCCACTTTCAGTGTGTCCCATTTCTTGATGTCAAATCATTGTCCACCTTTGTGCATGAAGTAAGTGCCCTGAGTGCATATCTATTGTGGAGAATTAGGAATCTGTCATGCGGATGCACAATGacagcagctttttttttcctcctctcaggCATGCTCTGGACATCCGCGAGCACTATGAGAGGAAACTGGAGAGGGCTAACAATCTTTACATGGAGCTCAGTGCCGTCATGCTGCAGCTGGAGCTCAAAGAGAAAGAGCTGCAGAGGTACAAATAAATCCATGAATAAAGCTTATATATTTGTCCTTCAGATAAATAGCCCCTTTACaatttggttttatttcttCCCCCAGGAGAGAGCAGTCTTTGGATAAAAAGTATCCTGGTTTGTTTAAGCACCACAGCTCCAGACAGAGCAGCTCCTCCAACACCATGGACAAGCTTATCAAGAAGAGAAATGTCCCACAGAAACTGCCCTCAGGAAAGAGGTGTGACATCTCATTTTAGTCAAAAGATTTAGGACTGTCaaatttttaagatttctaattgctattaatctcagaatttctgtggttaatTGCAAGTGATCAAGCTTTTAAAGACtgctattttgaatttaaaatgttttttgagtcattttcatggttttaaaCTAAGAGTAATTTGGATACAGAACTGCTTTCATAGGTAGATTATAATATAAATTAAACTACAAAAAAGGGACTTGATTTGAATCTTAAAGGAATAttgggaacagtaaaaaggtaattGTTTGCAGTGCTAACACATAGTGCACATgtcttttgacttgtccacttagtattcacccccttggatgttttccccttttttgattttataaatcaccCATGGtctatataatttggctttttggcaaaaaaaaatcttaaatttgaaagtgaaaacagatttctacaaattaatgtcaatttAACAAAAGTATAAAGTAAAGTGAGTAACcttataaatattcaccccttcaagtcagtatttagtggaTGCACCTTATGCTGCAATCTCAGCACTGTGGGGATAGGTCTCAATCGGGCGTGCAtgtctggacactgcaattttatttcatccttttttgcaGAACTGTTAAAGCTCTGTCAGGCCTCAGTAAGCCTTTCAGGccctgctgagaagcatccccacagcatgcaGCATGATGCTCTCACCAGCATGTTTGATGCTAACATGGCATCTTGTCTGTTggccaaaaaacaccattttggtctcatcagactaaagaactttcttccacttgaccatggagtctcccacatgcattttggcaaactctagtcaagatttaataaaGGTTTATACCATAAAACAACAGATACAAGTTGAACATAGTATAAAATGGAACAATGTATTACAGTGAGTATACTATCCTGAACAGCTGGTTGAGCATCTGGacatgtgcaatattccttctatttcttgatgatggatttatctgatCTCCAGGGGATTTCAGTGccattgaaatgtttttatgtttatccCGACTTatacttttaataacctttGTCTGAGTTATttgcagtgttcttttgtctttatggtgtaatggtagcaaggaatactgaataaccagtgacaggaccttccagacacaggtgtgtttaggtcatttttcacacctgatagtcctgGGGACTCGGTTCAGTTCAGAACTCAagttgcaacattgttgcactttcctatGGTTTGTACACATTCACATTGCCCTTGGTCAAACGAAATCAAACCATAAGTTTGTAGCACTGTTGTCCCAAACAAAGAGCggtgaagaagaaaaggagacgtAGAAAAAGAcggaaggggtgaatatttatgcagtcacttattttacttgaCTATGACTATTgactatgactgatttataaaaataaatgaaagagtAAGACATTCAAGGAGTGAATACTTCTTATAGGCACTGAATTTTACATCTCTGGCTACAGGGAGTTGCTGTACGGCTTAAACAAAGTGagtgaaagggacaataaaacatCAATTCATTAATTGTGACCCTTGTTAATTGGGATTAATATGATTTATCCTGACAGCCCTAAAAAGATGAATTCTAAAATGACTAAATGAATGTTTATCAAGATGGGGGTTTCTTTTGCTGACTAAtccttctctctcttccagGCCTGACATCCTCAAGTCTGAGGTAATCATCCCCAAAATGGACTCCTCCGTGATGCAAGTCACTATCCCATCCTGCCCCAACAGGAGCTCCACTTCTCCCAGCCGCTCTCGGAGGGTAAAGACACGTCACCGCAAGCCTGGGAAGGGCAGCAGTGGAGACCTGGCTGGACTAAAGGCGACTCAGTCGTCCCCTAACAGGGACTCAGCTGCGCAGGCTAACAGTTCAACCAACAACACCTCCAAGCAGCTCCTGGAGCCATCAGCGGCCCTGCGAGGCCTCAGCCACGAGCAGCAGCAAAGACAGCTCTCCTCCTCCAGCCCTGACCTCATCTGCACCACGCTGGAGGCCGAGGGACAGGGAAAAGGGGAAAGCTCTGTGGGCGGGCTGGAGAGAGGTGGGAGTCTCAGTGCTTCTGCAGGGTTAGGGGGGTCGGAGGCAGGGGCAGCTGGGCTGGATGATCTCACTGAAACTCCCCCACGTAGTGACACGCCAAGCGAGGATGCTGCGTCGTTTCCTTTCTCCAGCAGCCCAGACTCACCATGCGGGAGGGGGGCAGCTGCAGGGAGGGGGTCTTTGGGATCTCCACGTTTGCCTCACGACGGGGACGACAAAGACGATGGAGCAGGCACTGTGAGGCTGCCCAGGGGGGCATCAGGGGGGATTGGGAGCCAGCACCTCACACCTTCAGCCATTCTGTACAGAGCAGCTATCACACGCAAACAGGTACACAGACAGCAGCCACACATTCTCCTCGGTGTTCCTCTGGTGGCACTTTGATCATTCTCACTAGTGTGTTTTTCCTGACTACAGAGGCGTGGAGTGTcatcagaagaggaggagggagaagtTGACAGTGAAGTTGAGTTACCACGGAGACGGTGAGCAACTTGTCGTCCTTCGTCACTGGAAAATTCCCTCAAGCTACCCTTCCTCCTTGACAAGATGATTTATTCAGAGAATGTTTTGAATCTCATTATTTTGCATCATCAACTCCCTCTTTTTTGTTCCAATGTCTCCCCAGACGTCCGACCAGCATCACAAAGTGTCAGTCGGTGTCCACCTTTAGCTCAGAGAATCTTTCAGTATCAGACGGTGAGGAGGGGCACACCACCGACCACTCTCACAGCGGCACCCCCGACGTGGTCAGCACCAACACGGACGACAGGCTGGACGACCGCAGCGACGACCTCCTCTCACAAGGGTCCGAGATCCCAGCGGACAACACAGATCCAGCGCAGGCTTCTGATGGCCTGTCGGAGCGAGACGGAGTGTTGGGGCAGGCCAAAGCTCAGATGGACGCTGGGCAGAATCCTAATGAGGTAAAACAGCTCCACGGAGGATCGCATGTGTCAGTTTGTGTCATCTTTTTCGACCGATGTAAACACAcaactccaaaaaaaaaaactgaagtggGAAACAACTGAGAACACTTAAGAAACCCAAGGCCCTTATAGTTTACTCCatgacatttaaaactaaatatctattttcattattactgatgaataaaattaaacttgGCTTTATAGATTAGGATTTACCATACAAAACACATATGGAAGCCTTGAAACACCATGAAGTAACCAGCTTTTTTGGTGTTGGCCTGTTTTAGACACAGTGTTGTGACTTCCATTCAGTTGGGGCTGAAGATTTGCTTATCCACAGTTTAAATCCATTTCAGCACCAACACCAACAACACCGAAGAAGACCACAAGTTGAAACATGTCTTTTGTGCCTTGTAAAACTgcttaaaagacattttttgagtGCTGAGCTTCTCAGTTTAAGtaagtctttttttgtcatgcaCCTTAAGAATTTTATTGTTTggagggtgctccttttttccttttccttgtAGCACCTTAACAGAAGCCTTTGGGGATGCACGCAATTAAGAGCCTagtttgcacattttgcaaaatatgcaaaatacactttttcaggctttttttagcaaaaatataaacttagtacaaaaagtaaggaaatatgtgtttagtagattatttcttttttttcttttatttcatgcttttccatctggcaatctaatggacgagtctgggtttggcggttgccaggagaacggttcttgtctgactgcattgtgccaagtgtaaagtttggtggaggggggattgtGGGTTGTTTCTCAGGAGccgggcttggccccttagttccagtgaaaggaactctgaatgcttcagcataccaagagattttggacaattccatgcttccaactttgtgggaagagtttggggatggccccttcctgttccaacatgactgtgcaccagtgcacaaagcaaggcccatgaagacatggatgggagagtttggtgtggttgaacttgactggcctggacagagtcctgacctcaccCTGATAGAatacctttgggatgaattagagcagagactgagagctaggccttctcgtccaacactAGTGTGTGACCTCATAAATGTGCTTCTAGTAGAATgttcaaaaattcccataaacacactcttaaagcttgtggaaagccttcccagaagagttgaagctgttatagctgcaaagggtggactgatgtcatattaaaccctatggattaagaatgtgatgtcacttaaattcatatgcaagtcaaggcaggtgagcgattacttttggcaatatagtggaTGTAAGATTTCAGCTTACCTGGCCACAGAAACAAATACAACAGGACAGCTGAGCAGAGAACAGACAGAGCAGAATGAGGGAGTTGTTGATGTCTGTGTGAGACAGCAACCTTTAGCAGATTCATTTTTAACATCCACCTCAACAGAGACGTGAGTATGTAGGCAGTGACCACTGTGTCAGTTTAAACCCACAGATCCAATTTCATACGTAaagggagcataaatgagcTTTTAGATCACCCCTAAAAATTCCAACCTAACCCAACCCGAACCTGTGGATGTTCTCTAACTAAATCTAGCACAAAGAGCAAGGCCACCCTGAAgcagggataaaggggagagctttttgGGACCAAGCCAAATGGGGGCTCATGGAGTTCAGA
This window of the Cheilinus undulatus linkage group 11, ASM1832078v1, whole genome shotgun sequence genome carries:
- the map3k12 gene encoding mitogen-activated protein kinase kinase kinase 12, with product MSGTCIHEPRAPSPSLSGFSTPISEPPYRRLDGDTPACTPETDLTPTQCVLRNVLSIDTGGQPAPGGSSPTPSDGPSAHFDNSVLKLHEHEACQCGGAEAGHSPEAGAVRSQSDNIRLQSGSGGFLEGLFGCLKPVWTMIGKAYSTEHKHNNEESWEVPFEEISDLQWVGSGAQGAVFLGKFHGEEVAVKKVRDIKETEIKHLRKLKHPNIITFKGVCTQAPCYCILMEYCAQGQLYEVLRAGRKITPSLLVDWSMGIAGGMNYLHLHKIIHRDLKSPNMLITHDDLVKISDFGTSKELSDKSTKMSFAGTVAWMAPEVIRNEPVSEKVDIWSFGVVLWEMLTGEIPYKDVDSSAIIWGVGNNSLQLPVPESCPDGFKILLRQCWNCKPRNRPSFRQILLHLDIASADVLSTPQETYFKSQAEWREEVKQHFEKIKSEGTCLHRLDEELINRRREELRHALDIREHYERKLERANNLYMELSAVMLQLELKEKELQRREQSLDKKYPGLFKHHSSRQSSSSNTMDKLIKKRNVPQKLPSGKRPDILKSEVIIPKMDSSVMQVTIPSCPNRSSTSPSRSRRVKTRHRKPGKGSSGDLAGLKATQSSPNRDSAAQANSSTNNTSKQLLEPSAALRGLSHEQQQRQLSSSSPDLICTTLEAEGQGKGESSVGGLERGGSLSASAGLGGSEAGAAGLDDLTETPPRSDTPSEDAASFPFSSSPDSPCGRGAAAGRGSLGSPRLPHDGDDKDDGAGTVRLPRGASGGIGSQHLTPSAILYRAAITRKQRRGVSSEEEEGEVDSEVELPRRRRPTSITKCQSVSTFSSENLSVSDGEEGHTTDHSHSGTPDVVSTNTDDRLDDRSDDLLSQGSEIPADNTDPAQASDGLSERDGVLGQAKAQMDAGQNPNESRALCDDSDCDSAELDQSGSGEPSRPPSAGAWVSPSQPYQGSPQAPHTGPP